A genomic segment from Tuwongella immobilis encodes:
- a CDS encoding diguanylate cyclase, whose protein sequence is MNVQRLTLLIVDDEPAILQIISVALQDEYDILLARHPEDAIRILGTQPVHVLLVDQRMPRMTGVQLLEWAARHTPRIVRILMSGAAQLEDAVAAINEAQVSRFLLKPLRVELLRQTLRSATRELMLEQSHEQLLAELRRVNLELEQRVQDRTLELELANRQLQQRNILLQKMALTDVLTNLPNRRGTDRLARAELLRRARTQTPMVLGLIDIDHFKRVNSRYLHSGGDHLLIWLAQLLSSLIRPIDSIGRVGGEEFLLLAPEADDEAARTIGEWLRNAVAEASTSFNGEIIRITISLGLVVITGEAFIGFEAVRHQAALALREAKESGRNRCVVQSFRSDSLEYLPKDADFVLEHDPPPA, encoded by the coding sequence GTGAACGTCCAACGCTTGACACTCCTGATTGTGGATGATGAGCCTGCGATCTTGCAGATTATTTCCGTCGCCTTGCAGGACGAATACGACATCCTGCTGGCTCGTCATCCGGAAGATGCCATTCGGATTCTGGGAACTCAACCGGTGCACGTGTTGCTGGTCGATCAGCGCATGCCGCGAATGACCGGGGTGCAACTGTTGGAATGGGCGGCACGCCACACGCCGCGCATCGTGCGCATTCTCATGTCGGGGGCCGCGCAACTCGAGGATGCGGTTGCGGCCATTAACGAAGCCCAGGTGAGTCGATTTCTGCTCAAACCGTTGCGGGTGGAACTGTTGCGGCAAACCCTGCGATCGGCCACCCGCGAATTGATGCTCGAACAAAGTCACGAACAACTGCTCGCCGAGCTGCGACGGGTCAATCTGGAATTGGAACAACGGGTCCAAGATCGCACGTTGGAACTGGAGTTGGCCAATCGTCAGTTGCAACAACGCAATATCCTTTTGCAGAAGATGGCATTGACCGATGTGCTGACGAATCTGCCGAATCGCCGAGGCACCGATCGATTGGCCCGAGCGGAGCTGCTGCGTCGCGCTCGCACGCAGACGCCCATGGTGTTGGGGCTGATCGACATCGATCATTTCAAACGCGTCAATTCCCGCTATCTCCATTCCGGTGGCGATCATCTGCTCATTTGGCTTGCTCAATTGTTGTCCTCGCTAATCCGCCCCATCGATAGCATTGGGCGGGTGGGTGGCGAAGAATTCTTGTTGCTCGCGCCCGAAGCAGACGACGAGGCAGCCCGGACCATCGGCGAGTGGCTTCGCAACGCGGTGGCCGAGGCAAGCACCAGCTTCAACGGCGAAATCATTCGGATCACCATCAGTTTAGGGCTGGTGGTGATTACCGGTGAGGCATTTATCGGCTTTGAGGCGGTTCGGCATCAAGCCGCGCTGGCACTTCGAGAAGCGAAAGAATCCGGCCGTAACCGCTGTGTGGTGCAATCGTTCCGATCGGATTCACTCGAATACCTGCCCAAGGATGCCGACTTCGTCTTGGAACACGATCCACCGCCAGCTTAA
- a CDS encoding sigma-70 family RNA polymerase sigma factor: MKSVRRKRHASAKLATDAPLTTFSSDLLTPEEERELLTSFWDCKSELVRVLIRHFPRLRPHRPPLEPWPMAQFIREHCEEGEVLDVASITRLHDRYVHYKHRLASANIRLAAHVAKRFRHHSLSYADLLQEAVCGLMQAIDRFDVSHGTRLATYATWWIRQTLQIAVARQSHLVSLSPHHLQELGLLQQESEALAHGGKHLPSPQELATRTGSSLEHLTHLQTATRTPVSLNAVLDDDSDFKLTEAMPDTQSQTLQQNNERQEALRFLMENLRPRERKVLDLRFGLTGNGTHSLRQIGHLLRISKERVRQIQNRALEKLRASADRVGWEPSLLLE; encoded by the coding sequence ATGAAGTCTGTGAGGAGAAAGCGGCACGCCAGTGCCAAATTGGCCACGGATGCCCCGCTAACGACCTTCTCTTCCGACCTGCTAACCCCGGAGGAAGAACGCGAACTACTCACCAGCTTCTGGGACTGTAAGTCCGAACTGGTCCGCGTTCTCATTCGGCATTTCCCCCGGTTGCGACCGCACCGGCCCCCTCTTGAACCGTGGCCCATGGCCCAGTTCATTCGGGAACATTGCGAAGAAGGCGAAGTCCTCGACGTTGCTTCCATCACGCGATTACACGATCGTTACGTCCACTATAAGCACCGTCTCGCCTCGGCGAATATCCGTCTCGCCGCCCACGTTGCCAAACGCTTCCGCCATCACTCGCTCAGCTACGCCGATCTCCTGCAAGAAGCCGTTTGCGGGCTCATGCAAGCCATCGATCGCTTCGATGTCTCCCATGGCACCCGTCTTGCGACCTATGCCACCTGGTGGATTCGCCAAACGCTGCAAATCGCAGTCGCTCGCCAAAGCCATCTGGTCAGCCTCTCGCCGCACCACCTGCAAGAACTCGGCCTGCTCCAGCAAGAATCCGAAGCCCTGGCCCACGGCGGAAAGCATCTGCCCAGCCCCCAGGAATTGGCCACCCGCACCGGCTCCAGCTTAGAGCACCTCACCCACCTGCAAACCGCGACCCGGACCCCCGTTTCGCTCAATGCAGTCCTGGATGATGACAGCGATTTCAAGCTCACCGAAGCCATGCCGGATACCCAAAGCCAGACGCTCCAACAAAACAATGAGCGTCAAGAAGCCCTGCGGTTCCTGATGGAAAATCTGCGTCCCCGCGAACGCAAAGTCTTGGATCTGCGATTCGGATTAACCGGCAACGGCACGCACAGCCTGCGCCAAATCGGACACCTTCTGCGCATCAGCAAAGAACGCGTCCGACAAATCCAGAACCGCGCACTCGAAAAACTCCGCGCCTCCGCCGATCGCGTGGGCTGGGAACCGAGCCTGCTCTTGGAATAA
- a CDS encoding serine/threonine protein kinase → MAVVTTSDDLLSLLRKSGAVDLEPLDEFVNSLQLSQGIPAEPKKLADQMVAAGLLTKFQSRFLLQGKWRNLVLNGKYRLLDLIGSGGMGTVYLCEHIHMRRRVALKVLPNSLLNHPTAVQRFFREARALARLDHPNVVRAYDLEKIDQLYALVLEYVEGLNLYDLVQQRGPLPPLVAAHYVAQAAWGLQHAYEGGWVHRDIKPNNLLVDRSGTIKLLDLGLARLLGSSTEGITQKHDQKQVLGTADFLSPEQAISSSDVDIRSDVYALGATLYYLLAGHPPFPTGSLAQKLISHQTKEPTPIQQIRSDVPPTLAAVLVKMMKKSPADRFQTPADILAELVPMVEQTSPVLSDFDSFIPSRNKTGLSSTSNLRTPAPNSTASMLRLLPRASSVGDSPSTITEKPSEPTPSQGLPTTPTVEPTMVRPTSGGITTKTLVLLLIAAVTLSALVTGGVLLLITKSN, encoded by the coding sequence ATGGCAGTTGTCACCACCAGCGATGATCTCCTTTCCCTCCTCCGCAAAAGCGGGGCCGTGGATCTGGAACCGCTGGATGAATTTGTGAATTCGCTTCAGCTCTCCCAGGGAATCCCTGCGGAGCCGAAGAAGCTTGCCGACCAAATGGTTGCGGCAGGACTGCTCACCAAATTCCAATCCCGCTTCCTGCTTCAAGGCAAGTGGCGGAACCTCGTTCTCAACGGCAAGTATCGGCTGCTCGACCTCATCGGATCGGGCGGAATGGGCACTGTTTATTTGTGTGAACATATTCACATGCGTCGGCGGGTGGCCCTCAAAGTGCTGCCCAACTCGTTGCTCAACCACCCCACCGCCGTTCAACGATTCTTCCGCGAAGCCCGCGCCCTGGCGCGGCTCGATCACCCCAACGTCGTGCGGGCCTACGACTTGGAGAAGATCGATCAGCTATACGCGCTTGTTCTGGAATATGTCGAAGGGTTGAATCTCTACGATTTGGTGCAACAACGCGGCCCACTTCCGCCGCTGGTCGCCGCGCATTATGTGGCCCAAGCCGCCTGGGGGCTCCAACACGCCTACGAAGGTGGTTGGGTTCACCGAGACATTAAGCCGAACAATCTGCTGGTCGATCGCTCCGGCACCATCAAACTGCTGGACCTCGGCTTGGCCCGACTGCTGGGAAGCAGCACCGAAGGCATCACCCAGAAGCACGATCAGAAGCAAGTGCTTGGCACGGCAGACTTTCTGTCGCCCGAACAGGCAATTAGCTCATCGGATGTGGATATTCGTTCGGACGTGTACGCGCTCGGGGCCACGCTGTATTATCTGCTCGCCGGGCATCCACCATTCCCGACCGGAAGTTTGGCCCAAAAGCTCATCAGCCACCAAACGAAAGAGCCGACGCCGATTCAGCAGATTCGCTCCGATGTGCCGCCGACACTCGCGGCGGTGCTGGTGAAGATGATGAAGAAATCGCCCGCCGATCGCTTCCAAACACCGGCAGACATTCTGGCGGAATTGGTGCCGATGGTCGAACAAACGTCGCCGGTTTTGAGCGATTTCGATTCCTTTATTCCGAGTCGGAACAAAACGGGCCTCTCTTCGACCAGCAATCTGCGCACCCCCGCACCGAATTCCACCGCCTCAATGCTGCGACTCCTGCCTCGTGCGTCGTCGGTGGGCGATTCGCCGAGTACCATCACCGAGAAACCTTCCGAGCCAACTCCCAGCCAGGGACTGCCGACCACCCCAACGGTCGAGCCGACGATGGTCAGACCAACATCGGGTGGAATCACCACCAAGACGCTGGTGCTCCTGCTCATCGCAGCCGTCACACTCTCCGCCCTCGTCACCGGCGGCGTCTTGCTGCTCATCACCAAGTCGAATTAA